In one window of Nesterenkonia sandarakina DNA:
- a CDS encoding Dyp-type peroxidase, whose product MSTERPDPTGAGQGPAQRGRPERGTSRRGFSRRGLLLGAGVGGAGVAAAASMGSALGWGETQPEVRSISYGAETVPFYGARQAGIETPAQAHAVLVALDLRDPTDPNSVTRLLRLLSDDASRLTAGRPALADTEPELAAHPASMTVTFGFGPRLIEALDPSAAPTWLKDLPDFEIDDLDPALCGGDLLLQICGNNPISLAHARRIMLKSARSEARPRWVQDGFRSAHGAQEEGSSMRNLFGQVDETVQPERGGDGNEFAVWGHPPQGFSSSLSPWVEGGTSLVIRRIRLDMDGWDELARSGKESSVGRDLSVGAPLTGTREHEDPDFEATSALGFPVIEEFAHIRRARQMAPEEQILRRGYNYDDPPSGERISDSGLIFMSYQADVERQFLPIQRRLAEGDRLNEWTTPIGSAVFAVPPGCQPGGFIGDFLT is encoded by the coding sequence ATGAGCACTGAGCGGCCTGATCCGACGGGCGCCGGTCAGGGACCAGCTCAACGGGGCAGACCCGAACGAGGGACCTCCCGGCGCGGCTTCTCCCGCCGAGGGCTCCTGCTCGGCGCCGGCGTGGGCGGGGCAGGAGTCGCCGCCGCGGCCAGCATGGGCAGCGCCCTGGGCTGGGGTGAGACGCAGCCCGAGGTGCGCAGCATCAGCTACGGTGCGGAGACGGTGCCGTTCTACGGCGCGCGGCAGGCGGGCATCGAAACCCCCGCCCAGGCCCATGCCGTGCTGGTCGCCCTGGATTTGCGTGATCCCACCGATCCGAACAGCGTCACCCGGCTGCTGCGGCTGCTCAGTGACGACGCCTCCCGGCTGACCGCCGGGAGGCCGGCGCTGGCGGACACCGAGCCGGAGCTCGCCGCTCATCCCGCGAGCATGACGGTGACCTTCGGCTTCGGTCCTCGGCTCATCGAGGCGTTGGACCCCTCGGCCGCGCCGACGTGGCTGAAGGATCTGCCGGACTTCGAGATCGATGATCTGGATCCGGCGCTGTGCGGTGGTGATCTGCTGCTGCAGATCTGTGGGAACAACCCGATCTCGCTGGCTCATGCGCGCCGGATCATGTTGAAGTCCGCGCGCAGCGAGGCCCGTCCGCGCTGGGTCCAGGACGGATTTCGTTCGGCGCATGGGGCGCAGGAGGAAGGCTCTTCGATGCGCAACCTCTTCGGTCAGGTTGATGAGACCGTGCAGCCCGAGCGGGGCGGTGACGGGAACGAGTTCGCCGTCTGGGGTCACCCACCGCAGGGGTTTTCCAGCTCGCTCAGCCCATGGGTGGAGGGTGGCACCTCGCTGGTCATCCGCCGGATCCGGCTGGACATGGATGGGTGGGACGAGCTGGCCCGCAGCGGCAAGGAGTCCTCGGTAGGGCGCGATCTGAGCGTCGGGGCACCGCTGACCGGCACCCGGGAACACGAGGATCCGGACTTCGAGGCCACCAGCGCGCTGGGCTTCCCGGTGATCGAAGAGTTCGCCCATATCCGCCGGGCACGCCAGATGGCACCTGAGGAACAGATCCTGCGTCGCGGCTACAACTACGACGATCCACCCTCCGGGGAGCGGATCAGTGACTCGGGTCTGATCTTCATGTCGTATCAGGCCGACGTGGAGCGCCAGTTCCTGCCCATCCAGAGGCGACTCGCAGAAGGGGACCGGCTCAACGAGTGGACCACCCCGATCGGCAGCGCCGTCTTCGCCGTGCCACCGGGGTGTCAGCCCGGCGGCTTCATCGGCGACTTCCTCACTTAA
- a CDS encoding copper chaperone PCu(A)C translates to MKNTTWTLSALAAAATLTLTSCADAGTEPEESETEAETTQSEAPQAESGDNALIQSSQDDVWARATDSEMTSVFGTIENLTDEDLTVVAASSEVAGITELHEIVEEDGQQVMQEIDGGFTIPASGALELETGGDHLMLMDLQQELLPGEVLEISLEFEDGTQESIEAMVRDDGGQDEPYEHGDEMEGMDHGDEMDHSEDMDEMDHDAAEADHDSDDHEH, encoded by the coding sequence ATGAAGAACACCACTTGGACCCTCTCCGCCCTCGCGGCAGCCGCAACGCTGACGCTGACCTCCTGCGCAGACGCAGGAACCGAGCCTGAAGAGTCTGAAACCGAGGCTGAGACGACTCAGTCCGAGGCCCCCCAGGCTGAGTCGGGCGACAATGCTCTGATCCAGAGCAGTCAAGACGATGTCTGGGCACGCGCCACGGACTCTGAGATGACCAGCGTCTTCGGCACCATCGAGAACTTGACCGATGAGGACCTCACGGTCGTCGCAGCGAGTTCTGAGGTCGCCGGCATCACGGAGCTCCACGAGATCGTGGAGGAAGACGGCCAGCAGGTCATGCAGGAGATCGACGGCGGCTTCACCATCCCGGCCTCAGGCGCTTTGGAGTTGGAGACCGGAGGGGACCACCTGATGCTGATGGATCTGCAACAGGAGCTGCTGCCCGGCGAGGTGCTGGAGATCTCGCTGGAGTTCGAGGACGGCACGCAGGAGTCCATTGAAGCCATGGTCCGCGACGACGGCGGGCAGGATGAGCCCTACGAGCACGGCGATGAGATGGAGGGCATGGACCACGGCGACGAGATGGACCATAGCGAAGACATGGACGAGATGGACCATGACGCCGCTGAGGCTGATCACGACTCCGATGATCATGAGCACTGA
- a CDS encoding ABC transporter permease yields MTLTPSTAASPRNGRHASPGPRWLLLPAAVGMALILVPLLAIVLRVSWSDFPALVTSSSSVSALALSLRTAATSTVLCVVLGVPMAFLLSRMHFRGNGVLRALVLLPMVMPPVVGGVALLYTFGRQGLLGESMNALGISIAYSTTAVVLAQTFVALPFLVITVENALHGLDPHVIEAAVMDGAGPTAVLRTIILPLITPGLISGAILAFARALGEFGATIAFAGSLQGVTRTLPLEIYLQRETDPDAAVALSLLLIAAAVLVVGLAGARHPRH; encoded by the coding sequence ATGACACTGACCCCCTCCACCGCAGCCTCGCCGCGGAACGGTCGGCATGCCTCCCCCGGCCCACGATGGCTGCTGCTCCCGGCCGCCGTCGGCATGGCGCTGATCCTGGTGCCGCTCCTGGCGATCGTGCTGCGGGTGTCCTGGAGCGACTTCCCTGCCCTGGTGACCTCGTCCTCCTCCGTCTCGGCCCTGGCACTGAGCCTTCGCACGGCCGCGACCTCCACGGTGCTCTGCGTGGTGCTGGGAGTGCCGATGGCGTTCCTGCTCTCCCGGATGCACTTCCGCGGAAACGGGGTCCTGCGAGCGCTGGTGCTGCTGCCCATGGTGATGCCGCCGGTGGTGGGCGGCGTGGCGCTGCTCTACACCTTCGGACGCCAGGGCCTGCTGGGTGAATCCATGAACGCGCTCGGGATCAGCATCGCGTACTCCACCACCGCGGTGGTCCTCGCTCAGACCTTCGTGGCGCTGCCGTTCCTGGTGATCACAGTGGAGAACGCGCTGCATGGACTTGATCCACACGTCATCGAGGCCGCCGTGATGGACGGAGCGGGCCCCACCGCCGTGCTGCGCACGATCATCCTGCCGCTGATCACCCCGGGGCTGATCTCCGGCGCGATCCTCGCGTTCGCCCGCGCCCTGGGAGAGTTCGGCGCGACCATCGCCTTCGCCGGGAGCCTGCAGGGGGTCACCCGCACGCTGCCCCTGGAGATCTACCTGCAGCGCGAGACCGACCCGGATGCCGCCGTCGCCCTGTCCCTGCTGCTCATCGCCGCCGCGGTGCTGGTCGTGGGACTAGCTGGGGCCCGGCACCCGAGACACTGA
- a CDS encoding PepSY-associated TM helix domain-containing protein: MTTDTRATEPAEKQPPSSRARLPHEGSPRRQPPWFAPLLRRLHFYAGIFVGPFILIAAATGALYAFSPQIEAALYGDVLEVDGGTDPLPLADQVEAAQLSMGEGAAIAAVRPAAEPGETTRVMFNDEDLAASQHMGVFVDPDTAEVLGQEAVYGSSGSLPFRFDVAQAHRHLFLGDWGRLYSELAASWLAVVVLAGLGLWVSRWVTARRRRSSTTPVKGLLVPDHSRKGYARTRSWHASVGIWLSVGALFLAATGITWSTYGGANVSDARAALSWETPSVQTELEGSSTGDAHAGHDHGSSGSSDAPATGAIDPSLFDEVLTAGRAAGFDSTQLEIITPAEEGQAWSMRDVSLALPAPEVHSVSVNPENLQAHDVLYFDDFPFVAKLAQWGIWLHMGTLFGLANQVLLLGISLGIIAMVIFGYVMWWQRRPRHSGKTLGPAPARGAFRRAPWWGKLLTVGVLGGIGWFLPVLGVSLVVFLVIDLLLGLRARRGASVSRVPGPS, translated from the coding sequence ATGACTACGGATACCAGGGCCACGGAGCCCGCTGAGAAACAACCCCCATCGAGTCGAGCGCGTCTCCCCCACGAGGGTTCGCCGCGGAGACAGCCACCGTGGTTCGCCCCGCTGCTGCGCCGCCTGCACTTCTACGCCGGGATCTTCGTGGGCCCGTTCATCCTCATCGCCGCCGCGACCGGCGCGCTCTACGCCTTCTCACCACAGATCGAAGCCGCCCTCTACGGTGACGTGCTCGAGGTCGACGGCGGCACGGATCCGCTCCCGCTCGCCGATCAGGTCGAGGCTGCGCAGCTGAGCATGGGGGAGGGTGCAGCCATTGCCGCGGTGCGTCCCGCCGCCGAGCCTGGCGAGACCACCCGAGTCATGTTCAATGATGAAGACCTCGCGGCATCGCAACATATGGGAGTCTTCGTCGACCCGGACACCGCCGAGGTGCTGGGGCAGGAGGCAGTCTATGGGTCCAGCGGCTCGCTGCCCTTCCGGTTCGACGTCGCGCAGGCACACCGGCACCTCTTCCTCGGAGACTGGGGTCGGCTGTACAGCGAGCTGGCCGCGTCCTGGCTCGCGGTGGTGGTCCTGGCGGGGCTCGGTCTCTGGGTCTCACGGTGGGTCACCGCTCGTCGTCGAAGGTCTTCGACGACGCCGGTCAAGGGTCTGCTCGTTCCGGATCATTCCCGGAAGGGCTACGCCAGGACCCGGTCCTGGCACGCGTCGGTGGGCATCTGGCTCTCCGTGGGCGCCCTGTTCCTCGCAGCCACCGGAATCACCTGGTCCACCTACGGCGGAGCCAATGTCTCTGATGCCCGCGCGGCGCTGAGCTGGGAGACCCCGTCGGTGCAGACCGAGCTGGAGGGATCATCCACTGGGGACGCTCATGCCGGACACGACCACGGCAGCTCCGGGTCCTCCGACGCCCCGGCAACAGGCGCGATTGACCCGTCTCTCTTTGATGAGGTGCTGACAGCGGGTCGGGCCGCAGGATTTGATTCCACACAGCTGGAGATCATCACCCCGGCGGAGGAGGGCCAGGCGTGGAGCATGCGCGATGTCAGTCTTGCGCTTCCAGCTCCTGAGGTGCACAGCGTCTCGGTCAACCCTGAGAATCTTCAAGCCCACGACGTGCTCTACTTCGACGACTTTCCCTTCGTCGCGAAACTCGCCCAGTGGGGGATCTGGCTGCACATGGGGACCCTCTTCGGGCTGGCCAATCAGGTTCTGCTGCTCGGAATCTCGCTGGGCATCATCGCCATGGTGATCTTCGGCTATGTGATGTGGTGGCAGCGCCGCCCACGGCACAGCGGCAAGACTCTGGGTCCGGCCCCCGCGCGAGGCGCGTTCCGCCGGGCCCCGTGGTGGGGAAAACTCCTGACCGTCGGTGTGCTGGGTGGCATCGGGTGGTTCCTGCCCGTGCTCGGCGTCAGCCTGGTCGTCTTCCTCGTGATCGATCTGCTGCTGGGGCTGCGCGCGCGCCGCGGCGCCTCAGTGTCTCGGGTGCCGGGCCCCAGCTAG
- the modA gene encoding molybdate ABC transporter substrate-binding protein, which produces MHRTPMYRAPMRRTLMGRTLGAAAMLPVLLLSACSSDGPGPGPIQVFAAASLTETFTEIGERFHQETGVEVAFNFAGSSDLAAQLDQGAPADVFAAADEDTMDQIVDAGLTGSTPVSFASNTLTLVTPPGNPAGVTGLADLTGDDVVTVVCAPQVPCGAATQRLAAVAGVELSPASEESAVTDVLGKVRAGEADAGIVYITDAAVAAEDVEQIDLPESEEVVNHYPIATLESSANPAAQEFVAFVEGEQGREVLREAGFGRP; this is translated from the coding sequence ATGCACCGGACCCCGATGTACCGGGCCCCGATGCGCCGGACCTTGATGGGCCGGACCCTGGGCGCCGCAGCGATGCTGCCGGTGCTGCTGCTGAGCGCGTGCTCCTCCGATGGGCCGGGCCCAGGCCCGATCCAGGTGTTCGCCGCCGCCTCCCTGACTGAGACCTTCACCGAGATCGGGGAGCGGTTCCACCAGGAGACCGGAGTCGAGGTCGCCTTCAACTTCGCCGGCTCCTCGGACCTCGCCGCGCAGCTGGACCAGGGAGCCCCGGCGGATGTCTTCGCGGCGGCCGACGAGGACACCATGGACCAGATCGTGGACGCAGGGCTCACTGGGTCGACCCCGGTCAGCTTCGCCTCGAACACGCTGACCCTCGTCACCCCGCCGGGCAACCCCGCCGGCGTGACCGGACTGGCGGACCTGACCGGCGACGATGTCGTCACTGTGGTCTGTGCCCCGCAGGTCCCCTGCGGGGCCGCCACGCAGCGCCTCGCCGCAGTCGCCGGCGTCGAGCTCTCACCGGCCAGTGAAGAATCAGCCGTCACCGACGTGCTGGGGAAGGTCCGGGCCGGTGAAGCCGATGCCGGGATCGTCTACATCACCGACGCCGCCGTCGCCGCTGAGGACGTGGAGCAGATCGATCTCCCGGAATCCGAGGAGGTCGTGAACCACTACCCGATCGCCACCCTGGAGTCGTCCGCGAACCCCGCAGCGCAGGAGTTCGTGGCCTTCGTCGAAGGTGAGCAGGGACGAGAGGTGCTGCGCGAGGCCGGGTTCGGGCGGCCATGA